In Chlorocebus sabaeus isolate Y175 chromosome 11, mChlSab1.0.hap1, whole genome shotgun sequence, one DNA window encodes the following:
- the LOC103238577 gene encoding solute carrier family 26 member 10 isoform X3 codes for MSGIQGTRTYPGAGDTSNLKYPLGTRLREALTEARFHQLFGGEEQEPELPAERRFPRLFGLWRLRARACSGTGAWRLLLARLPPLHWLPHYRWRAWLLGDAVAGVTVGIVHVPQGMAFALLASVPPVFGLYTSFFPVLIYSLLGTGRHLSTGTFAILSLMTGSAVERLVPEPLVGNLSGTEKEQLDAQRVGVAAAVAFGSGALMLGMFVLQLGVLSTFLSEPVVKALTSGVALHVLVSQLPSLLGLSLPRQIGCFSLFKTLAAVLTALPQSSPAELTISALSLALLVPVKELNVRFRDRLPTPIPGEVVMVLLASVLCFTSSLDTRYHVQIVGLLPGGFPQPLLPNLAELPRILADSLPIALVTFAVSASLASIYADKYSYTIDSNQELLAHGASNLISSLFSCFPNSATLATTSLLVDAGGKTQLAGLFSCIVVLSVLLWLGPFFYYLPKAVLACINISSMRQMFFQMQELPQLWHISRVDFAVWMVTWVAVVTLNVDLGLAVGVVFSMMTVVCRTRRVQCLALGQAEGTELYRPLRGSHKLLQVPGLCILSYPTPLYFGTRGQFRRNLEWHLGLGEGEKETSKPDGPTVAVAEPVRVVVLDFSGVTFADAAGAREVVQLASRCRDARIRLLLAQCNGAH; via the exons ATGAGCGGGATTCAGGGCACCAGGACCTACCCAGGCGCGGGGGACACCTCTAACCTTAAGTACCCCTTGGGAACCAGGCTCAGGGAAGCTCTCACCGAGGCTCGGTTCCATCAGCTCTTCGGGGGCGAAGAGCAGGAACCGGAGCTACCTGCAGAGCGCCGCTTTCCCCGGCTCTTCGGGCTGTGGAGGCTGCGGGCTCGCGCTTGTTCCGGGACGGGGGCGTGGCGCCTGCTACTGGCTCGGCTGCCCCCGCTGCACTGGCTGCCCCATTACCGCTGGCGGGCCTGGCTGCTCGGAGATGCGGTGGCCGGAGTGACCGTGGGCATCGTGCACGTGCCCCAGG GCATGGCCTTTGCTCTCCTGGCCTCCGTGCCCCCGGTGTTTGGACTCTACACTTCTTTCTTCCCCGTCCTCATCTACAGCTTGCTGGGTACTGGGAGACACCTGTCCACAG GAACTTTCGCCATACTCAGCCTCATGACAGGCTCGGCCGTTGAGCGGCTGGTGCCAGAACCCCTTGTGGGGAACCTGAGCGGAACCGAGAAGGAGCAGTTGGACGCTCAGCGGGTTGGGGTAGCCGCAGCCGTGGCCTTCGGGAGCGGGGCGCTGATG CTGGGGATGTTCGTGCTGCAACTCGGCGTCCTGTCCACCTTTTTGTCCGAACCTGTTGTTAAGGCGCTGACCAGCGGGGTCGCGCTGCACGTGCTCGTGTCCCAGCTGCCGAGCCTCTTGGGGTTGTCCCTCCCGCGCCAGATCGGCTGCTTCTCTCTCTtcaag ACGCTGGCCGCCGTGCTGACTGCGCTGCCCCAGAGCAGTCCGGCCGAACTGACGATCTCGGCGCTCAGCCTGGCGCTGCTCGTGCCGGTCAAGGAATTGAACGTGAGATTCCGAGACCGGTTACCCACGCCGATCCCGGGGGAAGTCGTCATG GTGCTTCTGGCCTCCGTGCTCTGCTTCACCTCTTCTCTGGACACAAGATACCATGTCCAGATAGTGGGGCTGTTGCCTGGAGG ATTTCCCCAACCCCTCCTCCCCAACCTGGCTGAGCTGCCCAGGATTCTGGCTGACTCGCTGCCCATCGCACTGGTTACTTTTGCGGTGTCTGCCTCCCTGGCCTCCATCTATGCAGACAAGTATAGCTACACTATTGACTCCAACCAG GAGCTCCTGGCACATGGTGCCTCCAACCTcatctcctccctcttctcttgcTTTCCCAACTCGGCTACGCTGGCCACCACCAGTCTACTGGTGGATGCTGGTGGGAAAACACAG CTGGCAGGCCTCTTCTCCTGCATAGTGGTCCTGTCAGTGCTGCTGTGGCTGGGGCCCTTCTTTTACTATCTGCCCAAG GCTGTCCTGGCTTGCATCAACATCTCCAGCATGCGGCAGATGTTCTTCCAGATGCAGGAACTTCCACAACTATGGCACATCAGTCGTGTGGACTTT GCTGTGTGGATGGTCACCTGGGTGGCTGTAGTGACCCTGAATGTGGATTTGGGCCTGGCTGTGGGTGTTGTCTTCTCCATGATGACTGTGGTCTGCCGCACCCGGAG ggtgcagtgcctggcacttggACAGGCGGAGGGAACAGAGCTCTACAGGCCACTCAGAGGAAGCCACAAG CTCCTCCAGGTCCCAGGGCTCTGCATCCTGAGCTATCCAACACCACTGTACTTTGGGACCCGTGGGCAGTTTCGCCGCAACCTGGAGTGGCACCTGGGGCTTGGAGAAGGAGAAAAG GAGACTTCAAAGCCAGATGGCCCAACTGTTGCAG TTGCTGAGCCTGTCAGGGTGGTGGTCCTAGACTTCAGTGGTGTCACCTTTGCAGATGCTGCTGGGGCCAGAGAAGTGGTGCAG CTGGCCAGCCGATGTCGAGATGCTAGGATCCGCCTCCTCCTGGCTCAGTGTAATG GAGCTCACTGA
- the LOC103238577 gene encoding solute carrier family 26 member 10 isoform X2, which translates to MSGIQGTRTYPGAGDTSNLKYPLGTRLREALTEARFHQLFGGEEQEPELPAERRFPRLFGLWRLRARACSGTGAWRLLLARLPPLHWLPHYRWRAWLLGDAVAGVTVGIVHVPQGMAFALLASVPPVFGLYTSFFPVLIYSLLGTGRHLSTGTFAILSLMTGSAVERLVPEPLVGNLSGTEKEQLDAQRVGVAAAVAFGSGALMLGMFVLQLGVLSTFLSEPVVKALTSGVALHVLVSQLPSLLGLSLPRQIGCFSLFKTLAAVLTALPQSSPAELTISALSLALLVPVKELNVRFRDRLPTPIPGEVVMVLLASVLCFTSSLDTRYHVQIVGLLPGGFPQPLLPNLAELPRILADSLPIALVTFAVSASLASIYADKYSYTIDSNQELLAHGASNLISSLFSCFPNSATLATTSLLVDAGGKTQLAGLFSCIVVLSVLLWLGPFFYYLPKAVLACINISSMRQMFFQMQELPQLWHISRVDFAVWMVTWVAVVTLNVDLGLAVGVVFSMMTVVCRTRRVQCLALGQAEGTELYRPLRGSHKLLQVPGLCILSYPTPLYFGTRGQFRRNLEWHLGLGEGEKETSKPDGPTVAVAEPVRVVVLDFSGVTFADAAGAREVVQLASRCRDARIRLLLAQCNAVCECAGCSCLCPGEPGKGQ; encoded by the exons ATGAGCGGGATTCAGGGCACCAGGACCTACCCAGGCGCGGGGGACACCTCTAACCTTAAGTACCCCTTGGGAACCAGGCTCAGGGAAGCTCTCACCGAGGCTCGGTTCCATCAGCTCTTCGGGGGCGAAGAGCAGGAACCGGAGCTACCTGCAGAGCGCCGCTTTCCCCGGCTCTTCGGGCTGTGGAGGCTGCGGGCTCGCGCTTGTTCCGGGACGGGGGCGTGGCGCCTGCTACTGGCTCGGCTGCCCCCGCTGCACTGGCTGCCCCATTACCGCTGGCGGGCCTGGCTGCTCGGAGATGCGGTGGCCGGAGTGACCGTGGGCATCGTGCACGTGCCCCAGG GCATGGCCTTTGCTCTCCTGGCCTCCGTGCCCCCGGTGTTTGGACTCTACACTTCTTTCTTCCCCGTCCTCATCTACAGCTTGCTGGGTACTGGGAGACACCTGTCCACAG GAACTTTCGCCATACTCAGCCTCATGACAGGCTCGGCCGTTGAGCGGCTGGTGCCAGAACCCCTTGTGGGGAACCTGAGCGGAACCGAGAAGGAGCAGTTGGACGCTCAGCGGGTTGGGGTAGCCGCAGCCGTGGCCTTCGGGAGCGGGGCGCTGATG CTGGGGATGTTCGTGCTGCAACTCGGCGTCCTGTCCACCTTTTTGTCCGAACCTGTTGTTAAGGCGCTGACCAGCGGGGTCGCGCTGCACGTGCTCGTGTCCCAGCTGCCGAGCCTCTTGGGGTTGTCCCTCCCGCGCCAGATCGGCTGCTTCTCTCTCTtcaag ACGCTGGCCGCCGTGCTGACTGCGCTGCCCCAGAGCAGTCCGGCCGAACTGACGATCTCGGCGCTCAGCCTGGCGCTGCTCGTGCCGGTCAAGGAATTGAACGTGAGATTCCGAGACCGGTTACCCACGCCGATCCCGGGGGAAGTCGTCATG GTGCTTCTGGCCTCCGTGCTCTGCTTCACCTCTTCTCTGGACACAAGATACCATGTCCAGATAGTGGGGCTGTTGCCTGGAGG ATTTCCCCAACCCCTCCTCCCCAACCTGGCTGAGCTGCCCAGGATTCTGGCTGACTCGCTGCCCATCGCACTGGTTACTTTTGCGGTGTCTGCCTCCCTGGCCTCCATCTATGCAGACAAGTATAGCTACACTATTGACTCCAACCAG GAGCTCCTGGCACATGGTGCCTCCAACCTcatctcctccctcttctcttgcTTTCCCAACTCGGCTACGCTGGCCACCACCAGTCTACTGGTGGATGCTGGTGGGAAAACACAG CTGGCAGGCCTCTTCTCCTGCATAGTGGTCCTGTCAGTGCTGCTGTGGCTGGGGCCCTTCTTTTACTATCTGCCCAAG GCTGTCCTGGCTTGCATCAACATCTCCAGCATGCGGCAGATGTTCTTCCAGATGCAGGAACTTCCACAACTATGGCACATCAGTCGTGTGGACTTT GCTGTGTGGATGGTCACCTGGGTGGCTGTAGTGACCCTGAATGTGGATTTGGGCCTGGCTGTGGGTGTTGTCTTCTCCATGATGACTGTGGTCTGCCGCACCCGGAG ggtgcagtgcctggcacttggACAGGCGGAGGGAACAGAGCTCTACAGGCCACTCAGAGGAAGCCACAAG CTCCTCCAGGTCCCAGGGCTCTGCATCCTGAGCTATCCAACACCACTGTACTTTGGGACCCGTGGGCAGTTTCGCCGCAACCTGGAGTGGCACCTGGGGCTTGGAGAAGGAGAAAAG GAGACTTCAAAGCCAGATGGCCCAACTGTTGCAG TTGCTGAGCCTGTCAGGGTGGTGGTCCTAGACTTCAGTGGTGTCACCTTTGCAGATGCTGCTGGGGCCAGAGAAGTGGTGCAG CTGGCCAGCCGATGTCGAGATGCTAGGATCCGCCTCCTCCTGGCTCAGTGTAATG CTGTTTGTGAGTGTGCAGGATGCAGCTGCTTATGCCCTGGGGAGCCTGGTAAGGGGCAGTAG
- the LOC103238577 gene encoding putative solute carrier family 26 member 10P isoform X1: protein MSGIQGTRTYPGAGDTSNLKYPLGTRLREALTEARFHQLFGGEEQEPELPAERRFPRLFGLWRLRARACSGTGAWRLLLARLPPLHWLPHYRWRAWLLGDAVAGVTVGIVHVPQGMAFALLASVPPVFGLYTSFFPVLIYSLLGTGRHLSTGTFAILSLMTGSAVERLVPEPLVGNLSGTEKEQLDAQRVGVAAAVAFGSGALMLGMFVLQLGVLSTFLSEPVVKALTSGVALHVLVSQLPSLLGLSLPRQIGCFSLFKTLAAVLTALPQSSPAELTISALSLALLVPVKELNVRFRDRLPTPIPGEVVMVLLASVLCFTSSLDTRYHVQIVGLLPGGFPQPLLPNLAELPRILADSLPIALVTFAVSASLASIYADKYSYTIDSNQELLAHGASNLISSLFSCFPNSATLATTSLLVDAGGKTQLAGLFSCIVVLSVLLWLGPFFYYLPKAVLACINISSMRQMFFQMQELPQLWHISRVDFAVWMVTWVAVVTLNVDLGLAVGVVFSMMTVVCRTRRVQCLALGQAEGTELYRPLRGSHKLLQVPGLCILSYPTPLYFGTRGQFRRNLEWHLGLGEGEKETSKPDGPTVAVAEPVRVVVLDFSGVTFADAAGAREVVQLASRCRDARIRLLLAQCNASVLGTLTRAGLLDRVTPDQLFVSVQDAAAYALGSLVRGSSTRSESREALGCGK, encoded by the exons ATGAGCGGGATTCAGGGCACCAGGACCTACCCAGGCGCGGGGGACACCTCTAACCTTAAGTACCCCTTGGGAACCAGGCTCAGGGAAGCTCTCACCGAGGCTCGGTTCCATCAGCTCTTCGGGGGCGAAGAGCAGGAACCGGAGCTACCTGCAGAGCGCCGCTTTCCCCGGCTCTTCGGGCTGTGGAGGCTGCGGGCTCGCGCTTGTTCCGGGACGGGGGCGTGGCGCCTGCTACTGGCTCGGCTGCCCCCGCTGCACTGGCTGCCCCATTACCGCTGGCGGGCCTGGCTGCTCGGAGATGCGGTGGCCGGAGTGACCGTGGGCATCGTGCACGTGCCCCAGG GCATGGCCTTTGCTCTCCTGGCCTCCGTGCCCCCGGTGTTTGGACTCTACACTTCTTTCTTCCCCGTCCTCATCTACAGCTTGCTGGGTACTGGGAGACACCTGTCCACAG GAACTTTCGCCATACTCAGCCTCATGACAGGCTCGGCCGTTGAGCGGCTGGTGCCAGAACCCCTTGTGGGGAACCTGAGCGGAACCGAGAAGGAGCAGTTGGACGCTCAGCGGGTTGGGGTAGCCGCAGCCGTGGCCTTCGGGAGCGGGGCGCTGATG CTGGGGATGTTCGTGCTGCAACTCGGCGTCCTGTCCACCTTTTTGTCCGAACCTGTTGTTAAGGCGCTGACCAGCGGGGTCGCGCTGCACGTGCTCGTGTCCCAGCTGCCGAGCCTCTTGGGGTTGTCCCTCCCGCGCCAGATCGGCTGCTTCTCTCTCTtcaag ACGCTGGCCGCCGTGCTGACTGCGCTGCCCCAGAGCAGTCCGGCCGAACTGACGATCTCGGCGCTCAGCCTGGCGCTGCTCGTGCCGGTCAAGGAATTGAACGTGAGATTCCGAGACCGGTTACCCACGCCGATCCCGGGGGAAGTCGTCATG GTGCTTCTGGCCTCCGTGCTCTGCTTCACCTCTTCTCTGGACACAAGATACCATGTCCAGATAGTGGGGCTGTTGCCTGGAGG ATTTCCCCAACCCCTCCTCCCCAACCTGGCTGAGCTGCCCAGGATTCTGGCTGACTCGCTGCCCATCGCACTGGTTACTTTTGCGGTGTCTGCCTCCCTGGCCTCCATCTATGCAGACAAGTATAGCTACACTATTGACTCCAACCAG GAGCTCCTGGCACATGGTGCCTCCAACCTcatctcctccctcttctcttgcTTTCCCAACTCGGCTACGCTGGCCACCACCAGTCTACTGGTGGATGCTGGTGGGAAAACACAG CTGGCAGGCCTCTTCTCCTGCATAGTGGTCCTGTCAGTGCTGCTGTGGCTGGGGCCCTTCTTTTACTATCTGCCCAAG GCTGTCCTGGCTTGCATCAACATCTCCAGCATGCGGCAGATGTTCTTCCAGATGCAGGAACTTCCACAACTATGGCACATCAGTCGTGTGGACTTT GCTGTGTGGATGGTCACCTGGGTGGCTGTAGTGACCCTGAATGTGGATTTGGGCCTGGCTGTGGGTGTTGTCTTCTCCATGATGACTGTGGTCTGCCGCACCCGGAG ggtgcagtgcctggcacttggACAGGCGGAGGGAACAGAGCTCTACAGGCCACTCAGAGGAAGCCACAAG CTCCTCCAGGTCCCAGGGCTCTGCATCCTGAGCTATCCAACACCACTGTACTTTGGGACCCGTGGGCAGTTTCGCCGCAACCTGGAGTGGCACCTGGGGCTTGGAGAAGGAGAAAAG GAGACTTCAAAGCCAGATGGCCCAACTGTTGCAG TTGCTGAGCCTGTCAGGGTGGTGGTCCTAGACTTCAGTGGTGTCACCTTTGCAGATGCTGCTGGGGCCAGAGAAGTGGTGCAG CTGGCCAGCCGATGTCGAGATGCTAGGATCCGCCTCCTCCTGGCTCAGTGTAATG CCTCGGTGCTGGGGACACTGACTCGGGCAGGACTCCTGGACAGGGTGACCCCAGATCAGCTGTTTGTGAGTGTGCAGGATGCAGCTGCTTATGCCCTGGGGAGCCTGGTAAGGGGCAGTAGCACCAGGAGCGAGAGCCGGGAGGCACTGGGCTGCGGCAAGTGA